From Anaerohalosphaeraceae bacterium, one genomic window encodes:
- a CDS encoding 2-hydroxyacid dehydrogenase — MKIAVFSNKPYTERSFRQANEAFGHELVFFEERLNAETVSLANGSGAVCVFVNDELHAEVIKALSELGVQLIALRCAGFNNVDLAAAEKWGLSVVRVPAYSPYAVAEHTVGLILALNRQIYRAHMRVREGNFSLEGLLGFDLHGTTAGIVGTGKIGSVVARILNGFGCILYAYDLQPNPECLELGVRYVSMDDIYRLCRIITLHCPLTPQTYHLINAESIAKMQDGVMLINTSRGALVDTRAAIEGLKSGKIGYLGLDVYEEEADLFFEDLSNQIIQDDVFARLLMFPNVVVTGHQAFFTQNALTAIAETTLANVSAFERGECQNIVLCQKVVCRYKES; from the coding sequence ATGAAGATAGCCGTTTTCAGCAACAAACCTTATACGGAACGTTCATTTCGGCAGGCCAATGAAGCCTTCGGCCACGAACTGGTCTTTTTTGAGGAGCGTCTGAATGCCGAGACGGTTTCCTTGGCGAACGGCAGCGGGGCGGTTTGTGTATTTGTCAATGATGAGCTCCATGCAGAAGTCATCAAGGCCCTGTCCGAACTGGGAGTGCAACTGATTGCCCTGCGCTGCGCCGGTTTCAATAACGTGGACCTGGCCGCAGCGGAAAAGTGGGGTCTGTCGGTCGTTCGTGTGCCCGCTTACTCGCCTTATGCGGTGGCGGAGCATACCGTCGGGCTGATTTTGGCTCTGAATCGTCAGATTTATCGGGCGCATATGCGCGTCCGGGAGGGCAATTTTTCGCTGGAAGGTCTGCTGGGGTTTGATTTGCATGGGACAACGGCCGGGATTGTCGGCACCGGCAAAATCGGCTCTGTCGTGGCCCGCATCCTGAATGGGTTCGGGTGCATTCTGTATGCGTATGACCTTCAGCCCAATCCGGAATGTCTCGAACTGGGAGTCCGATATGTTTCCATGGATGATATTTATCGACTGTGCCGGATTATTACGCTGCATTGCCCCCTGACTCCGCAGACGTATCATTTGATTAATGCGGAGTCCATCGCCAAAATGCAGGATGGGGTAATGCTGATTAATACCAGCCGCGGGGCCCTGGTCGATACGCGAGCGGCCATCGAAGGCCTCAAAAGCGGCAAAATCGGTTATCTGGGGCTGGATGTTTATGAGGAGGAAGCAGACCTGTTTTTTGAGGACCTGTCCAACCAGATTATTCAGGATGATGTCTTTGCCCGGCTGCTGATGTTTCCGAATGTGGTCGTAACCGGGCACCAGGCCTTTTTTACCCAAAACGCCCTGACGGCGATTGCGGAAACGACCCTGGCGAATGTATCGGCCTTTGAGCGGGGTGAATGCCAGAATATCGTGCTTTGCCAGAAGGTCGTCTGCCGCTACAAAGAATCCTGA
- a CDS encoding TRAM domain-containing protein, translated as MLLLLLFIRVLFLITATSFLLIGLNNTARNPQDIQVFVVGLVVTILAILVEWLTPKKTLSALAGIFFGLLVGMLISWAMSRVLEMLNLLFFKLEADTLQMVTWLMGVCICYLTISLVIRTKDDVRFVIPYIEFSRQTKGLRPLVLDTSVIIDGRIADIAETKLFDAPLIVPRFVLNELQLIADSPEKIKRNRGRRGLDMLNKLQNSTIVEVKIDDTPPPGIEDNAGVDQKLIAFTKNCDGRLVTNDFNLNKVATLRGVDVININDLANALKTVTLPGETMRVKIIRLGEEPTQGVGYLDDGTMVVVEGANSKIGQTISFTVTSSLQTSAGRMIFGKFENGAVSANT; from the coding sequence ATGCTTCTATTATTATTATTCATTCGAGTCCTGTTCTTAATTACAGCAACATCATTCCTCCTGATTGGACTGAACAACACAGCCAGAAACCCGCAGGATATTCAGGTTTTTGTCGTCGGATTAGTCGTTACAATCCTGGCAATTCTCGTAGAATGGCTGACCCCGAAAAAAACCCTCTCCGCTCTGGCGGGTATTTTCTTCGGTCTCCTGGTCGGTATGCTCATCAGTTGGGCCATGTCTCGCGTTCTGGAAATGCTCAACCTGCTCTTTTTCAAGCTGGAAGCCGACACACTCCAGATGGTTACCTGGCTGATGGGAGTGTGCATTTGTTATCTGACAATCAGTCTGGTGATTCGCACCAAAGACGACGTTCGTTTTGTGATACCCTACATTGAGTTTTCCCGACAAACAAAGGGGTTGCGTCCTTTGGTTTTGGATACCTCCGTCATCATCGACGGGCGGATTGCCGACATTGCGGAGACAAAGCTGTTTGACGCCCCGCTGATTGTTCCGCGGTTTGTCCTGAATGAGCTTCAGCTGATTGCGGACTCTCCGGAAAAAATCAAGCGCAATCGCGGCCGGCGCGGCCTGGACATGCTCAACAAACTCCAGAACAGCACAATTGTCGAAGTAAAAATCGATGATACACCCCCGCCGGGAATTGAGGATAACGCCGGCGTGGACCAGAAACTGATTGCCTTCACGAAAAACTGCGACGGCCGGCTGGTCACAAATGATTTCAACCTGAACAAGGTGGCGACGCTGCGAGGGGTGGATGTCATCAATATCAATGACCTGGCCAACGCCCTCAAGACCGTTACGCTTCCCGGGGAAACGATGCGGGTCAAAATCATCCGACTCGGAGAAGAACCCACGCAGGGCGTCGGCTATCTGGATGACGGCACGATGGTCGTGGTCGAGGGGGCCAACAGCAAAATCGGCCAAACCATCTCTTTTACCGTCACTAGTTCGCTTCAAACGTCCGCCGGACGGATGATTTTCGGCAAGTTTGAAAACGGGGCTGTTTCCGCCAATACCTGA
- a CDS encoding thiamine pyrophosphate-dependent enzyme yields MDEKVFYPGRLDIAWCPGCGNYGILRVLQKALAELDIDPHNLVMVSGIGQAAKLPHYFNCHYFNGLHGRALPAAFAISAVNPNLTVIAESGDGDMYGEGGNHFIHTIRRNPNITNIIHNNMVYGLTKGQASPTSRRGFKTPVQPAGVINEPFNPLAVAIALDASFVARTFIGEADRTKEILKQAIRHPGYALVDILQPCVTFNKINTYQWFKENTYWLEDHNPLDRRAAFSRAIEESEGGKLPLGIFYINSNKVPYNQAAGIYETDTRPLFQRSVDLEKLKGLLQSYIG; encoded by the coding sequence ATGGACGAGAAAGTTTTCTATCCCGGTAGACTGGATATTGCCTGGTGTCCCGGCTGCGGCAACTACGGGATTCTGCGGGTGCTGCAGAAGGCGCTGGCGGAACTGGATATAGACCCGCACAATCTGGTCATGGTTTCGGGGATTGGTCAAGCCGCCAAACTGCCGCATTATTTCAACTGCCATTATTTCAACGGTCTGCATGGGCGGGCGCTGCCGGCGGCGTTTGCGATTTCGGCCGTTAATCCGAATCTGACGGTCATCGCCGAAAGCGGCGACGGCGATATGTACGGCGAAGGCGGAAATCATTTTATTCATACCATTCGACGCAATCCCAACATCACCAATATCATTCATAACAATATGGTTTACGGGCTGACGAAAGGGCAGGCCTCCCCGACCAGTCGGCGCGGCTTTAAAACCCCGGTTCAGCCGGCGGGCGTCATCAATGAGCCCTTTAATCCGCTGGCTGTGGCCATTGCGCTGGATGCCTCATTTGTCGCCCGAACCTTTATCGGCGAGGCCGATCGCACCAAAGAAATCCTCAAACAAGCCATCCGGCATCCGGGATATGCTCTTGTCGATATCCTGCAGCCCTGTGTGACCTTTAACAAGATCAATACCTACCAGTGGTTTAAGGAGAACACATATTGGCTGGAAGATCACAATCCGCTCGATCGGCGGGCGGCTTTTTCCCGGGCGATTGAAGAAAGTGAGGGAGGGAAACTTCCGCTGGGGATTTTTTACATCAATTCCAACAAGGTTCCCTACAACCAGGCCGCCGGGATTTATGAAACAGACACCCGGCCGCTTTTCCAGCGTTCTGTGGACCTGGAGAAATTGAAGGGGCTTCTCCAAAGTTATATAGGATAA
- a CDS encoding putative peptidoglycan glycosyltransferase FtsW, protein MKRNCPTKKFYERKETQTSPVGDFAIEIVVLLLMATGTVFVYSAGASVGYSLERSRFYETPMFKQVVFFPLAVGVLLLMRRVDYHWFHLKRPWWKSTSFYLVIVSLLLLVAVLIFGQERNQSKRWLDLLPGPAYLSFQPSELAKWVMIIFTAAYLDKFGSQIQDFKRRFLPICLLIGLTIVLIIIEDFGTAAFIALITFLLLWIGGAVWWHMLSPLVIAIPGFLTAVLLSPTRINRIKGFFSYLFDEQGLPYQAQQSLKAISAGGLWGAGLGRGVFKYGHLPEDTTDFIFAVIAEEMGFIGAMWILVLFALFLLFGIRIILRCPDRFGKLLSAGIVFSISIQAAINIGVVTVVLPTKGIPLPFVSAGGTSLLLTAAATGILLNIARQSSESEELLNP, encoded by the coding sequence ATGAAAAGGAATTGTCCAACAAAGAAGTTTTATGAACGGAAAGAAACGCAGACTTCTCCGGTCGGGGATTTTGCCATTGAAATAGTGGTTCTCCTTTTGATGGCCACCGGAACAGTCTTTGTATATTCTGCGGGTGCCAGCGTAGGGTATAGTCTGGAACGTTCTCGTTTTTACGAAACACCGATGTTCAAACAGGTTGTCTTTTTCCCCTTAGCCGTCGGAGTTTTGCTGCTGATGAGACGGGTAGATTACCACTGGTTTCACCTCAAACGACCTTGGTGGAAATCAACTTCCTTCTATCTGGTGATTGTTAGTCTTCTTCTATTAGTTGCAGTTCTTATCTTTGGCCAGGAACGAAACCAATCCAAACGCTGGCTGGACCTATTACCGGGGCCGGCTTATCTAAGTTTCCAACCTTCAGAATTAGCCAAATGGGTCATGATAATATTCACAGCGGCCTATTTGGACAAATTCGGCAGTCAAATACAAGATTTCAAGAGGCGTTTTCTCCCCATTTGTCTGCTGATTGGGCTGACCATTGTCCTGATCATCATTGAAGATTTCGGGACGGCTGCCTTTATCGCTTTGATCACTTTTCTATTATTGTGGATAGGCGGAGCAGTCTGGTGGCACATGCTTTCGCCCTTGGTGATTGCCATACCGGGTTTCCTTACGGCTGTACTCCTTTCCCCGACACGCATCAATCGCATTAAAGGGTTTTTCTCCTATCTGTTTGATGAACAGGGGCTGCCTTATCAGGCGCAGCAGTCTCTGAAGGCCATCAGCGCAGGAGGACTCTGGGGGGCCGGGCTGGGACGCGGCGTATTCAAATACGGTCATTTGCCGGAAGATACAACCGACTTTATTTTTGCCGTGATTGCAGAGGAAATGGGCTTTATCGGGGCCATGTGGATTCTGGTATTGTTTGCCTTATTTTTACTATTTGGGATTCGAATTATTCTTCGATGCCCCGACCGTTTCGGGAAACTCTTATCTGCCGGAATTGTTTTTTCAATCAGTATTCAAGCCGCCATCAACATTGGGGTTGTTACGGTCGTACTGCCGACCAAAGGCATCCCGCTGCCGTTTGTGAGTGCAGGCGGAACCAGTCTGCTGCTGACGGCGGCCGCCACAGGCATTCTGCTCAATATCGCCCGACAATCTTCCGAATCCGAGGAGCTTTTGAACCCGTGA
- a CDS encoding response regulator — protein MSIMKTPVEIRTFFQKVIEDNHSRAEQQGVVLSLEMEEDVPQSFSTDQVKLTQALNALIQQALIRTQQGTVTVRVQRSQGQVKISVEDTGWQPTSESIQSVLDPKTSASVWGRDEKLSQIAMPLRLSAKFIGLLGGRLEMTPSQEGHTCFSFVISESGSQSSSSSEVQKQTSDSRPKETHIASDTARVLLVDDVQENRALLEVLLKKMGCVCSQCSNGQEAVELCRKEKFDLILMDLQMPILDGFEAIRQIRADSFNQKTPILAMTASGQKGDDLKALDAGCNDCLGKPISRERLQRKVWRLLAQQKQLKAAESGGEILSFLEGDPDYQKAVETFVENLPAKIEEMRKAFEKRDWKDLAFKAHALKGLGGFAGFPVFTEKAKDLEETVKAEDIQRIAQQLDEMVQLCLRTRLQNK, from the coding sequence ATGAGTATAATGAAAACTCCGGTTGAGATTCGAACCTTCTTTCAGAAAGTCATAGAGGATAATCATTCCCGCGCCGAGCAGCAGGGGGTGGTTTTGTCGCTCGAAATGGAGGAGGATGTTCCGCAGAGTTTTTCCACAGATCAGGTCAAACTTACTCAAGCGCTGAACGCCTTGATTCAGCAGGCACTGATTCGCACCCAACAGGGTACGGTAACGGTTCGTGTACAGAGAAGCCAGGGGCAGGTGAAGATTTCGGTGGAGGATACCGGCTGGCAGCCCACTTCGGAAAGTATTCAGTCGGTTCTGGACCCCAAAACCTCCGCCAGCGTATGGGGGCGAGATGAAAAGCTGTCGCAAATTGCGATGCCGCTGCGGCTTAGTGCGAAGTTCATTGGGCTCTTAGGCGGACGGCTGGAGATGACGCCTTCGCAGGAAGGGCATACTTGTTTTTCTTTTGTGATTTCCGAATCGGGTTCCCAGTCCTCTTCATCTTCGGAAGTTCAGAAACAGACCTCCGACAGCCGGCCGAAGGAAACACACATTGCTTCCGATACCGCTCGTGTTCTTCTGGTAGATGATGTTCAGGAAAACAGGGCATTGCTGGAAGTGCTTCTGAAAAAGATGGGGTGCGTCTGTTCTCAATGCTCCAACGGTCAGGAAGCGGTGGAGCTGTGCCGGAAAGAAAAGTTTGATTTGATCCTGATGGACCTCCAGATGCCGATTCTGGATGGTTTTGAGGCGATTCGTCAGATTCGAGCTGATTCGTTCAATCAGAAAACCCCCATTCTGGCTATGACGGCTTCCGGACAAAAAGGGGATGACTTGAAGGCCCTTGATGCGGGGTGCAATGACTGTCTTGGCAAACCCATCAGCCGGGAACGGCTCCAGCGAAAAGTCTGGCGGCTGCTGGCTCAGCAAAAGCAGCTGAAAGCGGCCGAATCGGGCGGCGAAATCCTTTCGTTCCTTGAGGGAGACCCGGATTATCAAAAGGCCGTGGAGACCTTTGTTGAAAATCTGCCGGCCAAGATTGAGGAGATGCGTAAGGCCTTTGAGAAGAGGGACTGGAAAGATTTGGCCTTTAAGGCCCATGCCCTAAAGGGGTTAGGCGGCTTTGCGGGCTTTCCGGTCTTTACGGAAAAGGCCAAAGACCTGGAGGAGACGGTTAAGGCCGAGGATATCCAGCGAATCGCCCAGCAGCTGGATGAAATGGTGCAGCTTTGCTTGCGGACCCGCCTGCAGAACAAATAA
- a CDS encoding PatB family C-S lyase, producing MTLTSQKQDFPFDNAPERRGTDSLKWARYAGRDVIPMWVADMDFPSPPAVLEALRKRVEHGIFGYAAAPPQAAESVCLWFQIRYGWAIQKEWIVWLPGLVCGLNVVCRAFAELDEEVAVLTPVYPPFLTAPLNSGRKLLRCPLRKTSDRYEIDFERLEQTISPATRVLLFCHPHNPVGRIWKLEELTKLADLCLRKNLLLCSDEIHADLILDETSRHIPTASLSAEIARQTITLASPSKTFNLPGLGCAYAVIPNMELRHRFLRAMRGIVPHVGPLGYTACIAAYRQGAEWLDSLLKYLRNNRDLLCQTINALPGLSVISPEATYLAWIDCRGLGLSNPAEFFEEAGVGVSDGAEFDSPGYVRLNFACPKSRLQEALHRIRKAVSNHTI from the coding sequence ATGACCTTGACTTCACAGAAACAGGATTTCCCGTTCGACAATGCACCCGAGCGGAGAGGAACAGACTCTCTCAAATGGGCCCGGTATGCCGGACGTGATGTGATTCCGATGTGGGTGGCGGATATGGATTTTCCCTCACCGCCGGCCGTTTTAGAAGCCCTCCGGAAACGAGTCGAACACGGGATATTCGGTTATGCCGCCGCCCCGCCGCAGGCCGCCGAATCCGTCTGCCTTTGGTTTCAAATCCGGTACGGATGGGCTATTCAAAAAGAATGGATTGTCTGGCTGCCGGGTCTGGTATGCGGATTGAACGTCGTCTGCCGGGCTTTCGCGGAACTCGACGAAGAAGTCGCCGTTTTGACACCCGTCTATCCCCCTTTTTTGACAGCCCCTCTCAATTCCGGCAGAAAACTTCTTCGATGCCCGCTTCGAAAAACATCCGACAGATATGAAATTGATTTTGAGCGTCTGGAACAAACCATCAGCCCGGCGACACGGGTCCTTCTTTTCTGCCATCCGCACAATCCCGTCGGACGCATCTGGAAACTGGAGGAACTGACAAAGCTGGCCGACCTGTGCCTGCGAAAAAACCTGCTGCTGTGCTCCGATGAAATACACGCGGATTTGATTTTGGACGAAACCAGCCGGCATATTCCAACCGCCTCCCTATCGGCAGAAATCGCCCGGCAGACCATCACCCTGGCTTCGCCCAGCAAAACCTTCAATCTGCCCGGGCTCGGCTGTGCTTATGCCGTGATACCCAACATGGAACTTCGGCACCGTTTTCTACGAGCAATGCGAGGAATCGTTCCGCATGTCGGTCCGCTCGGATATACAGCCTGCATCGCCGCCTACCGCCAAGGGGCTGAATGGCTTGACAGTCTGCTCAAGTACCTCCGAAACAATCGCGACCTGCTCTGTCAAACCATCAACGCTTTGCCCGGCTTGTCCGTAATCTCCCCGGAGGCAACGTATCTGGCCTGGATAGACTGCCGGGGACTGGGGCTGTCTAATCCTGCGGAATTTTTTGAAGAGGCCGGTGTCGGAGTTTCGGACGGGGCGGAGTTTGACAGTCCGGGATACGTTCGGCTGAATTTTGCCTGTCCGAAAAGCCGGCTTCAGGAAGCCCTGCACCGAATCCGGAAAGCCGTCTCCAATCATACAATATAA
- the clpB gene encoding ATP-dependent chaperone ClpB, whose protein sequence is MKFDKFTLKAQEALATSQQVAMARSHTVLSPLHLLFALLSDEEGMVPLILKKIGSRLDRIRQMTESEMNRLPKGKVSGQILPDSAYQQVILDAQNRADRMGDEYLSTEHLLLALADIQSDAKEILSVNSITPQAVEKALKEIRGDRKVTDDNPESKYQALERFGIDLVELARKGKLDPVIGRDEEIRRCMQVLNRRTKNNPVLIGEPGVGKTAIIEGLAQRIVAGDVPAGLKDKRIIALDMGALVAGTKFRGEFEERFKAVLKEVIDSQGRIILFIDELHTIVGAGRAEGSVDAGNLLKPSLARGELRCIGATTLDEYRKYIEKDAALERRFQPVMVDPPTVEETIAILRGLKDRYDAHHGVRIADAALVAAATLSNRYISDRFLPDKAIDLVDEAASRLRIENDSLPSELDSIRRKIMQLEIERQALKKETDETSRRQLEKTEKQLAELKAQDAELTARWESEKGVIERVKKLKEQIAAAQAEFEEAQRRGDLEKAARLKYETILGLRKQLSDAEEKLAKANGSSMIRNEVTEEHIAQVVSKWTGIPVSRLMAGQRQRLMKMEEEIRQRVVGQEEAVSAICNAVRRNRAGLGDPNRPIGVFLFLGPTGVGKTELAKALAEFLFNDPNSMIRIDMSEFMEPHSVARLIGAPPGYVGYEEGGRLTEAVRRKPYSVVLLDEIEKAHPDVFNVLLQVFDDGRLTDGKGRTVDFKNTVIIMTSNFASQQILQLTEEQGADWEIEAHVKDALKKYFKPEFLNRIDEIIIFHMLQREHLKQIVDIQLRYLAERLKGRNLEVEFTEAAKQLLMDEGYEPSFGARPLKRVIQQRLENPLAAELIAGKFNEGDKIRIDADGRHFRFEKIAAAA, encoded by the coding sequence ATGAAATTCGATAAGTTTACACTCAAGGCACAGGAAGCATTGGCGACATCCCAGCAGGTGGCGATGGCCCGTTCCCATACGGTTCTTTCGCCGCTGCATCTGCTCTTTGCACTGCTTTCTGACGAGGAGGGAATGGTGCCTTTGATTTTGAAAAAAATCGGCAGCCGGCTTGACCGGATTCGTCAGATGACGGAAAGTGAAATGAATCGTCTGCCCAAAGGTAAGGTCTCCGGGCAGATTCTGCCGGATTCGGCCTATCAGCAGGTTATCCTCGATGCGCAAAATCGAGCCGACAGGATGGGGGATGAATATCTGAGCACAGAACATTTGCTGCTTGCCCTGGCGGATATTCAGAGTGATGCCAAGGAGATTTTGTCTGTGAATTCTATTACTCCCCAGGCCGTTGAAAAGGCCTTAAAAGAGATTCGGGGGGATCGGAAGGTGACAGACGACAATCCCGAAAGTAAATATCAGGCCCTGGAGCGGTTCGGCATTGATTTGGTTGAACTGGCCCGCAAAGGCAAGCTGGACCCGGTCATCGGAAGGGATGAGGAGATTCGCCGCTGTATGCAGGTGCTGAATCGGCGGACTAAGAACAACCCGGTCCTGATTGGGGAGCCGGGGGTTGGAAAAACGGCGATTATAGAGGGATTAGCCCAGCGGATTGTGGCCGGCGATGTGCCTGCCGGACTGAAAGACAAACGCATCATTGCGCTGGATATGGGGGCGTTGGTTGCCGGAACCAAATTCCGCGGAGAATTTGAAGAGCGGTTCAAAGCGGTTCTCAAAGAGGTCATCGATTCGCAGGGCCGCATCATCCTGTTTATCGACGAACTGCATACGATTGTCGGTGCGGGCAGGGCCGAAGGGTCTGTCGATGCGGGCAATCTTCTGAAACCCTCTTTGGCTCGGGGGGAACTGCGCTGCATCGGGGCCACAACGCTGGACGAATACCGCAAATACATCGAAAAAGACGCAGCGCTGGAACGGCGATTCCAGCCGGTGATGGTGGACCCGCCGACGGTTGAAGAAACGATTGCTATCCTGCGGGGCCTTAAGGACCGGTATGATGCTCACCATGGCGTGCGGATTGCGGATGCGGCGCTGGTGGCGGCGGCGACGCTGTCGAACCGGTATATTTCCGACCGGTTTTTGCCGGATAAAGCCATCGATTTGGTCGATGAGGCCGCCTCCCGTCTGCGGATTGAGAATGATTCCCTGCCTTCGGAGCTGGATTCCATCCGACGGAAAATTATGCAGCTGGAAATTGAGCGTCAGGCCCTGAAGAAGGAAACCGATGAGACCAGTCGGCGTCAGCTCGAAAAAACCGAAAAGCAGCTGGCGGAGCTGAAGGCCCAGGATGCGGAACTGACGGCTCGCTGGGAGTCTGAAAAGGGGGTCATTGAGCGAGTCAAAAAACTCAAAGAACAGATTGCCGCCGCACAGGCGGAATTTGAAGAAGCCCAGCGGCGGGGGGATTTGGAAAAGGCGGCTCGCTTAAAATATGAGACCATTCTCGGTCTTCGAAAGCAGCTTTCGGATGCGGAGGAAAAACTGGCCAAAGCCAACGGTTCTTCAATGATTCGCAACGAAGTGACGGAAGAGCATATCGCTCAGGTGGTCAGCAAGTGGACAGGGATTCCGGTTTCCCGTCTGATGGCCGGACAGCGTCAGCGTCTGATGAAAATGGAGGAGGAAATCCGGCAGCGCGTCGTCGGACAGGAGGAGGCAGTTTCGGCCATCTGCAATGCCGTCCGGCGCAATCGTGCCGGTCTGGGGGACCCGAACCGACCCATCGGGGTTTTCCTGTTCCTGGGGCCCACGGGGGTTGGAAAAACCGAGCTGGCCAAAGCGCTGGCGGAGTTTCTGTTCAATGATCCCAACAGCATGATTCGGATTGATATGAGCGAGTTTATGGAGCCGCATTCGGTAGCCCGTCTGATTGGGGCTCCCCCCGGGTATGTCGGTTATGAAGAGGGCGGACGGCTGACGGAGGCCGTGCGGCGAAAACCCTATTCGGTTGTGCTGCTGGATGAAATCGAAAAAGCCCATCCGGATGTCTTTAATGTGCTGCTGCAGGTCTTTGATGACGGGCGTCTGACGGACGGAAAGGGCCGGACAGTCGATTTCAAGAATACCGTGATTATTATGACCAGTAATTTCGCCAGCCAGCAGATTCTGCAGCTGACGGAAGAACAGGGGGCGGATTGGGAAATTGAGGCCCATGTCAAAGATGCCCTGAAAAAATACTTCAAACCGGAGTTTCTGAACCGGATTGATGAGATTATCATCTTCCATATGCTTCAGCGGGAGCATCTGAAGCAGATTGTGGACATTCAGCTGCGGTATCTGGCCGAGCGGCTCAAAGGCCGGAATCTGGAGGTGGAATTCACGGAGGCCGCTAAGCAGCTGCTGATGGACGAGGGCTACGAGCCGTCCTTCGGGGCTCGTCCGCTCAAACGCGTGATTCAGCAGCGTCTGGAAAACCCGCTGGCGGCGGAGTTGATTGCGGGCAAATTTAATGAAGGGGACAAAATCCGCATTGATGCCGACGGCCGTCATTTCCGGTTTGAGAAAATCGCCGCGGCGGCCTAA
- a CDS encoding 2-oxoacid:acceptor oxidoreductase subunit alpha codes for MNPALERKDCSVVLVGPAGMGIQTVEQALVKVLKSAGFHIFATKEYMSRVRGGMNSTSLRVGSVPVSAPVERIDLLLVLAPGGVTHVSGRISSSTVVLGEKEHFSQEMPSGIRTIDIPFEQIASEIGNKLYSNTVAVGLLGAVFHVEEAILEDFVQKRFAGKEPKVVEENKKAIQAGFAQGLRLVQSGLLDIRLQPDPRVKNQIVMEGIEAVGFGALAGGCNFIGAYPMSPSTGLLTFLAKHGKRFGVVVEQAEDEIAAINMALGAWYAGARGIASTSGGGFALMTEGLSLAGMLESPLVIHLAQRPGPATGLPTRTEQADLDLALYAGHGEFPRAILTPGNLQQAFELTRHAFDLADRCQVPVFVLTDQYLADTYYNTEPFDLSTVRVNHHFVETQEGYLRFALTESGLSPRGIPGYGRGLVAVDSDEHDEFGRITEDLSLRTRMVEKRRAKEKFLIEEAIAPTVWPEPNRGQVVICWGSTLPIVQEALEVLGWEDVGLVHFPQVFPLHPSTAPILAQARTKICLEGNAGGQFARLLKAYADVEITHRILKYNGAAFTVEEIVRRLKEILK; via the coding sequence TTGAATCCGGCTCTTGAGCGGAAAGACTGTTCGGTTGTCTTGGTTGGGCCTGCGGGTATGGGTATCCAGACAGTAGAGCAGGCTCTTGTGAAAGTGCTGAAATCTGCTGGGTTCCATATCTTTGCTACCAAAGAGTATATGTCCCGAGTCCGCGGGGGGATGAATTCCACCAGTCTGCGTGTCGGGTCTGTTCCGGTTTCGGCACCGGTGGAGCGGATTGATTTGCTTTTGGTCTTGGCCCCCGGCGGGGTGACCCATGTGTCCGGACGAATCAGCTCTTCTACAGTAGTTCTCGGCGAAAAGGAACATTTTTCGCAGGAAATGCCTTCTGGAATCCGGACAATAGACATCCCCTTTGAGCAGATTGCCTCCGAGATTGGGAATAAACTTTATTCCAATACGGTGGCCGTAGGTCTGCTGGGGGCGGTTTTCCATGTGGAAGAAGCGATTCTGGAGGATTTTGTTCAGAAGCGTTTTGCCGGCAAGGAACCAAAAGTGGTGGAGGAGAATAAAAAAGCCATCCAGGCCGGTTTTGCACAGGGACTTCGGCTGGTTCAGTCCGGTCTTTTGGATATTCGTCTCCAACCCGACCCGCGTGTCAAAAACCAAATCGTTATGGAAGGCATAGAAGCCGTCGGTTTTGGGGCCTTAGCAGGGGGGTGCAATTTCATCGGGGCCTATCCGATGTCGCCTTCGACGGGCCTTTTGACTTTTCTGGCCAAACACGGGAAACGATTCGGCGTTGTCGTCGAGCAGGCCGAGGATGAAATAGCGGCGATCAATATGGCTCTGGGGGCCTGGTATGCCGGAGCCAGAGGCATTGCCAGCACCTCCGGCGGCGGTTTTGCTTTGATGACGGAGGGGCTTAGTCTGGCGGGGATGCTCGAAAGCCCGCTGGTGATTCACTTGGCCCAGCGGCCCGGACCGGCGACCGGCTTGCCGACCCGAACGGAGCAGGCCGACCTTGACTTGGCCTTGTATGCCGGACACGGAGAGTTCCCGCGGGCCATTCTGACGCCGGGCAATCTGCAGCAGGCCTTTGAGCTGACCAGACACGCCTTTGACCTGGCCGACCGATGCCAGGTGCCCGTATTCGTTCTAACCGACCAGTATTTGGCCGATACCTACTACAATACGGAGCCCTTTGACCTTTCCACTGTCCGGGTAAACCATCATTTTGTTGAAACGCAGGAAGGGTATCTCCGATTTGCTTTGACGGAATCGGGGCTCTCGCCGCGGGGCATTCCGGGATACGGCCGGGGATTGGTTGCGGTGGACAGCGATGAACACGATGAGTTCGGCCGGATTACGGAAGACCTGAGTCTTCGAACGAGGATGGTGGAGAAACGGCGGGCCAAAGAAAAATTTCTGATTGAAGAGGCGATTGCTCCGACCGTTTGGCCTGAGCCGAACCGAGGACAGGTGGTTATCTGCTGGGGCTCTACGCTGCCGATAGTTCAGGAAGCCCTGGAGGTTCTCGGATGGGAGGATGTGGGACTGGTCCATTTTCCGCAGGTATTTCCGCTGCACCCGTCCACGGCCCCAATCCTGGCCCAGGCCCGAACGAAAATCTGTCTGGAAGGCAATGCCGGAGGGCAGTTTGCCCGGCTTCTGAAGGCGTATGCGGATGTCGAAATCACCCACAGGATTCTTAAGTACAACGGAGCGGCATTTACAGTCGAAGAAATTGTCCGACGACTGAAGGAGATCTTAAAATAG